One genomic window of Hydra vulgaris chromosome 03, alternate assembly HydraT2T_AEP includes the following:
- the LOC100212760 gene encoding LOW QUALITY PROTEIN: very-long-chain 3-oxoacyl-CoA reductase isoform X2 (The sequence of the model RefSeq protein was modified relative to this genomic sequence to represent the inferred CDS: substituted 2 bases at 2 genomic stop codons) produces the protein MAIGFFECLVWIGLATLLYYLYHIVCFTWMILYCYLLPALGFXKDLKXYGNSNVVTGATDGIAKHALQLAKAGLNVVLISRTESKLNALAQKIRNLYSVLTNVIVYDFRNPNGYNAIKEEMFSMDIGILINNVATNYENSLFLPYHKCDLSKNIDVLYTHVFSDVHMTHMVLKGMNERGCGIVVHIFSAGTYIESPASPFYIPTTAFMTKFVKNLQLNASCVEHQLALYVATNLSQKDPSFYVPTSEKYVKESLHTIDLAYVTHGCVFHEFQAILLKRLPQFLINHFLKKNFKKQN, from the coding sequence ATGGCAATTggattttttgaatgtttggTATGGATTGGTCTTGCGacacttttatattatttgtatcacATAGTTTGTTTTACATGGATGATTTTGTATTGTTACTTGTTGCCAGCTCtaggtttttaaaaagatttgaaataatATGGAAACTCGAATGTAGTCACTGGTGCAACAGATGGCATTGCAAAACATGCACTCCAACTTGCTAAAGCTGGACTCAATGTTGTTTTGATAAGTAGAACAGAGTCAAAACTTAATGCACTTGctcaaaaaattagaaatttatatagTGTTTTAACAAATGTAATTGTTTATGATTTCAGGAATCCTAATGGATATAATGCAATAAAAGAAGAAATGTTTTCAATGGATATTGGTATTCTCATTAATAATGTTGCAACCAACTATGAAAATTCACTTTTTCTTCCTTATCATAAGTGTGATTTAAGTAAAaacattgatgttttatataCTCATGTGTTTTCTGATGTCCACATGACTCATATGGTTTTAAAAGGTATGAATGAACGAGGTTGTGGGATTGTTGTTCATATATTTTCTGCGGGTACATATATAGAAAGTCCTGCTTCACCTTTCTATATTCCAACTACAGCATTTAtgacaaaatttgttaaaaatttacaactaaATGCATCTTGTGTTGAACACCAATTAGCTCTCTATGTTGCAACAAACTTGAGTCAAAAAGACCCTTCTTTTTATGTTCCAACAAGTGAAAAATATGTTAAGGAATCATTGCATACAATTGATCTTGCTTATGTCACTCATGGTTGTGTTTTCCATGAATTTCAAGCAATTTTGTTGAAACGTTTACCTCAGTTTTTGATAAaccactttttaaagaaaaattttaaaaaacaaaactag
- the LOC100214214 gene encoding very-long-chain 3-oxoacyl-CoA reductase: MIAEFMHIIGFKECLVWFGLVTLLYYLYHTVCFTWMILYCYLLPALGFYKDLKKYGKWAVVTGATDGIGKYYALQLAEAGLNVVLISRTESKLNALAQEIRSLYGVLTKVIVYDFRNPNGYNTMKEELSSMDIGILINNVGISYENSLFLPYHECDLNKNIDVLYANVFSDVHMTHMILKGMNERSRGIVVHISSASIYIESPESSFYIPTKSFMTKFVKNLQLNASCVEQQLVVPLYVSTNLSQKKPSFFVPTSENYVKQSLRTIGLAKVTHGCLVHEFQAILMMFVPQCYITYIIKKSHYKQE, translated from the coding sequence atgatagcaGAGTTTATGCACATAATTGGTTTTAAAGAATGTTTAGTATGGTTTGGTCTTGTGacacttttatattatttgtatcacACAGTTTGTTTTACATGGATGATTTTGTATTGTTACTTGTTGCCAGCTTTGggtttttataaagatttgaaaaaatatggaaaatggGCTGTAGTCACTGGTGCAACAGATGGCATTGGAAAGTATTATGCACTTCAACTTGCTGAAGCTGGACTCAATGTTGTTTTGATTAGTAGAACAGAGTCAAAACTTAATGCACTTGCTCAAGAAATTAGAAGTTTATATGGTGTTTTAACGAAAGTAATTGTTTATGATTTCAGAAATCCTAATGGATATAATACAATGAAAGAAGAATTATCTTCAATGGATATTGGTATTCTCATAAACAATGTTGGAATTAGTTATGAAAATTCACTTTTTCTTCCTTATCATGAgtgtgatttaaataaaaacattgatgTTTTGTATGCTAATGTGTTTTCTGATGTCCACATGACTCATATGATTCTAAAAGGTATGAATGAGCGCAGTCGTGGGATTGTTGTTCATATTTCTTCTGCTtctatatatatagagagtCCTGAATCTTCTTTTTACATTCCAACTAAATCATTTAtgacaaaatttgttaaaaatttacaactaaATGCATCTTGTGTTGAGCAACAGTTAGTTGTGCCTCTTTATGTTTCTACTAATTTATCTCAAAAGAAGCCATCCTTTTTTGTTCCTACAAGCGAGAACTATGTTAAACAATCTTTGCGAACAATTGGTTTAGCTAAAGTCACTCATGGTTGTTTAGTTCACGAGTTTCAAGCCATTTTAATGATGTTTGTGCCACAGTGTTACATAAcctacattataaaaaaaagtcattataaacaagaatag
- the LOC100198713 gene encoding very-long-chain 3-oxoacyl-CoA reductase codes for MVAEFMHIIGFKECLVWFGLVTLLYYLYHTVCFTWMILYCYLLPALGFYKDLKKYGKWAVVTGATDGIGKHYALQLAEAGLNVVLISRTESKLNALAQEIRSLYGVLTKVIVYDFRNPNGYNAIKEELSSMDIGILINNVGISYENSLFLPYHECDLSKNIDVLYTNVFSDVHMTHMVLKGMNERSRGIVVHISSASVYIESPASSFYIPTKSFMTKFVKNLQLNASCFEQQLVLPFFVATNLSQKDPSFFVPTSENYVKQSLRTIGLAKVTHGCLVHEFQAILIKFIPQCFITHFLKKSSKKQN; via the coding sequence atggtagcaGAGTTTATGCACATAATTGGTTTTAAAGAATGCTTGGTATGGTTTGGTCTTGTGACacttttatattacttgtaTCACACAGTTTGTTTTACATGGATGATTTTGTATTGTTACTTGTTGCCAGCTTTAggtttttataaagatttgaaaaaatatggaaaatggGCTGTAGTCACTGGTGCAACAGATGGCATTGGAAAGCATTATGCACTTCAACTTGCTGAAGCTGGACTCAATGTTGTTTTGATTAGTAGAACAGAGTCAAAACTTAATGCACTTGCTCAAGAAATTAGAAGTTTATATGGTGTTTTAACGAAAGTAATTGTTTATGATTTCAGAAATCCTAATGGATATAATGCAATAAAAGAAGAATTATCTTCAATGGATATTGGTATTCTCATAAACAATGTTGGAATTAGTTATGAAAATTCACTTTTTCTTCCTTATCATGAGTGTGATTTAAGTAAAaacattgatgttttatataCTAATGTGTTTTCTGATGTCCACATGACTCATATGGTTCTAAAAGGTATGAATGAGCGCAGCCGTGGGATTGTTGTTCATATTTCTTCTGCTTCTGTATATATAGAAAGTCCTGCTTCATCTTTTTACATTCCAACTAAATCATTTAtgacaaaatttgttaaaaatttacaactaaATGCATCTTGTTTTGAACAGCAGTTAGTTTTGCCTTTCTTTGTTGCTACAAACTTGTCTCAAAAAGATCCTTCTTTTTTTGTTCCAACAAGTGAGAACTACGTTAAGCAATCTTTGCGAACAATTGGTTTAGCTAAAGTCACACACGGTTGTTTAGTTCATGAATTTCAAGCAatattaatcaaatttataccacaatgttttataacacactttttaaaaaaaagtagtaaaaaacaaaactag